The Desulfobacterales bacterium genome window below encodes:
- a CDS encoding ATP-binding protein translates to MLKRIFQAPKQSFFLLGPRGSGKSTWLRAAFPGAYVIDLLSEEIYQRLLANPGLFADELRAVSAGRWVIVDEVQRLPNLLNEVHRFIEEKRLRFVLCGSSARKLKRTGVNLLAGRALHRSMHPFVPAELGDHFDLEEAFHYGLLPIVWDSADKQETLSAYAQLYLKEEIQAEALVRNLPGFARFLPLAALFHGQTVNITNIAREAGVARTTAAGYLDILEETLLCFRLSAYEARLRVRERKLPKWYWCDPGIVRVMKRTGGPLAPEERGALFEGLVAQLIRAYKDYRLICDDMYYWASADRSGIEVDFLLVRGTDLIAVEAKSGKTFTDAWCKGLRAAAPLKGLQRRLVVYPGGPSMRTQDGIEVIPFQQFAEDLDADTLWD, encoded by the coding sequence ATGCTAAAAAGAATTTTCCAAGCTCCAAAACAAAGCTTTTTTCTCTTGGGTCCTCGGGGCTCCGGAAAGAGCACATGGCTTCGCGCCGCTTTTCCGGGTGCCTATGTAATTGACCTGCTGTCCGAGGAAATCTACCAGCGGCTGCTGGCCAATCCCGGTCTTTTCGCGGATGAGTTGCGCGCAGTTTCAGCCGGCCGCTGGGTTATCGTGGATGAGGTGCAGCGGCTGCCGAATCTGCTGAACGAAGTACACCGGTTTATTGAAGAAAAGCGGCTGCGTTTTGTTCTATGCGGGTCGAGCGCCCGCAAGCTTAAGCGTACCGGTGTCAACCTGCTGGCCGGACGCGCGCTGCATCGCTCCATGCACCCCTTTGTTCCCGCAGAGCTTGGCGACCATTTTGATCTGGAAGAAGCCTTTCACTACGGACTGCTGCCGATCGTTTGGGACTCTGCCGACAAACAGGAAACCCTTTCCGCCTATGCGCAGCTATATCTTAAGGAAGAGATCCAGGCTGAAGCGCTTGTCCGGAACCTGCCCGGATTTGCCCGTTTTTTGCCGCTGGCGGCTCTTTTCCACGGCCAGACCGTCAATATTACCAATATCGCCCGTGAAGCGGGGGTTGCCAGAACCACGGCCGCAGGGTATCTCGACATCCTCGAAGAAACGCTGCTATGCTTTCGGCTTTCAGCGTACGAAGCCAGACTGCGTGTGCGTGAACGCAAACTGCCCAAATGGTATTGGTGTGATCCCGGGATTGTGCGTGTAATGAAACGTACGGGCGGTCCCCTGGCACCGGAGGAAAGGGGCGCGTTGTTCGAAGGACTGGTGGCGCAGTTAATACGGGCGTACAAGGACTATCGTCTCATTTGTGACGACATGTATTACTGGGCGTCTGCGGACCGGTCCGGGATCGAGGTCGACTTCCTGCTGGTTCGGGGGACGGATCTGATAGCGGTCGAAGCAAAGTCCGGCAAGACTTTTACGGATGCCTGGTGCAAGGGCCTGCGCGCTGCCGCACCCCTTAAAGGACTGCAGCGTCGACTGGTCGTATATCCCGGTGGACCATCCATGAGGACTCAAGACGGCATCGAAGTCATACCTTTCCAGCAATTTGCCGAAGATCTGGATGCCGATACCCTGTGGGATTAG
- a CDS encoding mandelate racemase/muconate lactonizing enzyme family protein: protein MRIVEVKEETVSIASQIKNAYIDFSKMTVSALALVTDVVRDGKPVVGYGFNSNGRYAQGALLRERFIPRLMSADPETLLDETDENFDPFKIWQVLMKNEKPGGHGERSVAVGVIDMALWDAVAKIAQKPLYRLLAERFRNALPDEKVFVYAAGGYYYPGKGLDELCRELENYLALGYRTVKMKIGAVPLSQDIERIEAVLGMLTQKYPDQEAAGNRLAVDANGRFDLETAVAYGRALEPFNLFWYEEAGDPLDFALQAELAGQYRPALATGENLFSHQDAANLIRYAGMRPDTDYLQMDPVLSYGLVEYMRMLDVLKSHGWSWRRCIPHGGHQFALHIAAGLGLGGNESYPGIFAPFGGFADTTPVENGTIGLTQAPGIGFEEKSELISLFRKLFG from the coding sequence ATGCGGATTGTAGAGGTTAAGGAAGAAACCGTTTCCATCGCTTCCCAGATCAAAAACGCCTATATCGATTTCAGTAAAATGACGGTTTCCGCGCTGGCACTGGTGACGGATGTCGTCCGGGACGGCAAACCGGTGGTAGGCTATGGATTTAACTCCAACGGCCGCTATGCCCAGGGGGCCCTGCTGCGCGAACGCTTTATTCCGCGGCTGATGTCAGCCGATCCAGAAACGTTGTTGGATGAAACCGATGAAAACTTCGATCCCTTCAAAATCTGGCAGGTCTTGATGAAAAACGAAAAGCCCGGCGGACACGGCGAGCGCTCGGTGGCCGTGGGGGTCATCGACATGGCCCTCTGGGACGCGGTGGCCAAGATCGCCCAAAAGCCGTTGTACCGGCTGCTGGCCGAGCGGTTCCGCAACGCGCTGCCGGATGAAAAGGTCTTTGTTTACGCCGCCGGCGGGTATTATTATCCGGGTAAAGGTTTGGATGAGCTTTGCAGAGAACTGGAAAACTATCTTGCTTTAGGGTACCGAACGGTCAAAATGAAAATCGGCGCTGTTCCCTTGAGCCAGGACATAGAGCGGATCGAAGCGGTCCTGGGGATGCTGACCCAAAAATATCCGGACCAGGAAGCTGCCGGCAATCGGCTGGCAGTGGATGCCAACGGACGCTTTGACCTTGAGACAGCCGTTGCCTATGGCCGGGCGCTGGAGCCCTTCAACCTTTTCTGGTATGAAGAGGCCGGCGATCCGCTCGATTTTGCACTTCAGGCCGAACTGGCCGGTCAATATCGCCCGGCACTGGCCACCGGCGAAAATCTGTTTTCCCACCAGGATGCCGCCAACCTGATCCGGTATGCCGGTATGCGCCCTGACACGGACTACCTGCAGATGGACCCGGTTCTTTCCTACGGCCTGGTGGAATACATGCGCATGCTGGATGTGCTTAAATCCCACGGCTGGTCGTGGCGGCGTTGCATCCCCCACGGCGGCCACCAGTTCGCGCTTCACATCGCCGCCGGTTTGGGATTGGGGGGCAACGAATCCTATCCCGGCATATTTGCCCCTTTCGGCGGGTTTGCCGATACCACCCCCGTGGAAAACGGCACTATCGGCCTGACCCAGGCGCCGGGTATCGGATTTGAAGAAAAATCCGAACTGATCAGCCTTTTCAGAAAGCTGTTTGGTTGA
- a CDS encoding tripartite tricarboxylate transporter substrate binding protein: MKKVLIIISIFALVLSFSVVAVQAEYPDKPINYIISFNPGGESDITARLQEKPLEDLLKVPVNVTHKPGGGGAVAWSDFQRTAKPDGYTLVGVNIPHIIGQPLQRKDAGYSTDGFNIIMWFHFTPNALIVNKDSQFKTLKDFIDFAKKNPQVITVGGSGTYSANHLETLRLEKAAGIKLTYIPHTGTGPLVPAVLGGHLTCLMNYSMLGVQLKDQVRVLAIASEERVPFLPDAPTFKEQGYDIVGGAFRGIAAPLGTPKAIVDKLANAFTEVNKKITEKQEPLGFVMTYATGDKAQELTAQMKKAYGDVFQDISKEKK; encoded by the coding sequence ATGAAAAAGGTATTGATTATCATATCAATCTTCGCATTGGTCCTGTCTTTCAGCGTTGTGGCCGTACAGGCAGAGTATCCGGATAAACCCATAAACTATATCATATCCTTTAACCCCGGTGGAGAATCCGACATTACGGCCCGGTTGCAGGAAAAACCCCTTGAAGACTTACTGAAGGTTCCCGTGAACGTAACCCATAAACCAGGCGGAGGCGGAGCGGTTGCCTGGAGCGATTTTCAGCGAACTGCAAAACCTGACGGATATACTCTTGTCGGGGTGAACATCCCCCATATCATCGGGCAACCTCTTCAGCGCAAGGATGCCGGTTACAGCACGGATGGTTTCAACATCATTATGTGGTTCCACTTCACACCCAACGCCCTGATAGTTAACAAAGACAGCCAGTTCAAGACGCTTAAGGACTTCATAGATTTCGCAAAGAAAAACCCCCAAGTAATAACCGTAGGAGGCAGCGGAACTTACAGCGCCAACCATCTGGAAACACTGCGCCTTGAAAAGGCGGCCGGCATCAAACTGACTTACATCCCTCACACGGGCACCGGTCCGCTGGTACCGGCCGTATTGGGTGGTCATCTCACATGTCTTATGAATTATTCGATGCTGGGGGTGCAGCTCAAAGACCAGGTGCGGGTACTTGCAATAGCATCGGAAGAACGGGTTCCCTTCCTTCCCGACGCTCCCACCTTCAAAGAACAGGGCTATGACATCGTCGGAGGCGCCTTCCGGGGAATTGCGGCGCCCCTTGGCACCCCCAAAGCAATCGTTGACAAACTGGCCAATGCCTTCACAGAGGTAAACAAAAAAATTACTGAAAAACAGGAACCCTTAGGCTTTGTAATGACCTA